In Siniperca chuatsi isolate FFG_IHB_CAS linkage group LG24, ASM2008510v1, whole genome shotgun sequence, the DNA window CCATTCGTTCTTCATTGACCATATAAAGTTTGTTGGTGTCTTTTCCCCATTTACTCCCAGTTATTTGAGGAGAGGATGAACCTTGTGCTCCACTGGTTTGATCtgtggactgacagacagaggaaacacCTGCTGCACTCTCTGCTGACGCACTGCACCAAATCACAGCTCAAGTAAGGTCTTTTTCTACCCCATTTTTTTATACTGTTTGGTATAGCTGGGGCTAAGGATTTTTTGGTATTGCCTTTTTTATCTGCTTGCAAGTCAGACTTACaggctttaaaatgaaaaacctcTGACAAATTGAGCAGGTACTGTAGAGATTTGCTGATCGAGTCGGTTCCTGTGACTCAAGTGGACTTCACGGCGGTGCTGCCGCGCTTCCTGTCCCTGTATGTGATGTCATTCCTGTCCCCTTGTGACCTTTGCTCTACCGCCCAAGTCAGCTGGCACTGGAGGGTCCTTGCTGAGCAGGTGAGAGGCCCAGCAGAGAGCGATTTGAAGTTTACTTGTGGGCCATTGATTAAGAATGAGAGAGGATAAGATCAGCTGATTCTCAGGAATGGTCTTTAATGAAATATGAATTGCGGTTTCCATTTTCTtgctttccctctgtctctctttgcccAGGACTGCCTCTGGGCAGGCCGGTGCATCAGAAGAGGCTGGTTCCTTCCCTACACTCCAGGAGAGAAAGAATTTGGAGCGTGGAAGAACCACTATGTCTCCTGCGTCTCCACATTGGACTGGCTTACTCCGCGGGAGGCGGCCGAGCAGTACGGGACCCTCAACCAACAAAGCACggggatgatggaggaggaggaagagaggaggaaggagaggaggatcAGGCAGATGATCAGAGATAAACTACAGGAGGAGAAGAGTGAGTGGAAAGAAACTACAAGCTCTCAAATTTATATATATGGCTACCACTTATCTCAGTAAAAACCTGTACTTCAGTGACCAGTGCTTTTATCTGTGATATCTGCAGAACTATCTATGAGAACCAGGAGAGCCTGGGGCAGCTACACAAAGCCAGAAGGAGCCAGAGGTGGAATTACCCAGACGGGGAGGCCCAGCTCTGGAATAACATTCACCTCTTggccctctctctcctgccctcCGAGGACAGTTGGGTCTCCCAGCCTCAGTCTTCACCTGGACAGAGGACAGCCCATGACTGCAGCTCCGAGCTTCGAGAGAGTCTGGGCCTCCAGTCCTAGCAGGTGATTGTCTACATATTCACTTAACTTCAATGATATTACTTACTGTGTTTTAGGATGCTATACACTGAGGTACCTGTTTattagaaaatactgtataatataatgCAACCCaacaattagtgagctttagaggtgcagattttttaaactttggacagagccaggctgtttcCCTCTACTTCcactctttatcagaatcagaaatactttattgatccccgaggggaaactcttttgttacagcagctcgcctttacgtcagtgcacacaggaatagaagtactagcaaaaaatataatacgctataatacaggtcagaaaataactTAAGTACCAAgtgagtataagtataaaataaaataagtgtgaagtaccaagtgggtttactggttgatgataataatacggtataaggtaatagtgcatgaactgtcaagttaagtgtagcttattatggttataatgagacggaggatattgcacagcagtaatagaggtatgagcaatatcaatatcaataaatagggaattttaaactaaaatattgcacaggagtattacacagaatattgcacaattatgtcaagtattgatcaatgtccagtttaatgacttagggtcatacagactgacccttagagggaggagttaaagagtttgatggccacaggcactgtggcgctctgtggcgctctgtggtgcattttgggggatgagtattccgctgaaggtactcctttgcttgaccagcacgtcatggagtgggtgggagacactgtccaagatggcgtgtagtttggccagcatcctcctctctgacaccaccgacagagaatccagctccacccccacaatgtcactggccttggatcagtttgttgagcctgttagcgtccgctacccttaacctgctgccccagcatgcaacagcatacaggatagcactggccaccacagactcaaaaaacatcttcagcattgtccggcagatgttgaaggacctcagcctcctcaggaaatagaggcggctctggcccttcctgtacagagcttgagtgttcttagcccagtacagtttattgtccatgtgtactcccaagtacttgtaatcctctaccatgtccacactgaccccctggttagaaaccggggtcactggtgccttggcccttcgtagatccacaaccagctccttagactttgtcgcattgagctgcagatggttctgctcagatggttctttatgctaagctaatcgacTGCTGGCTCTAGTTTCAAACTtaacggacagacatgagagtggtatagaTTTCCTATTCTAACTcgctttttttaataataagaCTTTTTTATGTACTAAAGCTGTGATGTGAGTGCTAACTAAACCTTTATCTTGTCTTTCAGTGAAAGAGCGAACAAACCCAGTGGAGCGCTGTCGTCCTTCACATACAGACCTGCACTGCcacacacagtctctcacaTCCATCTGCCCACTCCTGCCCTCTTACTGCTGATCTCCAATAGAATTCCTGCGTATgaggtaaaagaaaaataagagtaAAGAAAGATCAGTCAGACAGGCCAAATCACCATCTATATTGTATGAGCTAGAAGAGAGCAGTGATGAAGACAATACTGtgagtgtaaaaaaaagaaaaagaaaagtcacaGTGGGAAAATGAACATATAACATTTCTCCCTGTCTGCTCTTTTCCTTTACCCCTGTGCTCAATCTAGCTGGTGCTGAGTGGTGTGAAGGCAGGAGTGATTGTGGTTCTGTATGACCACAGAGGGACTCTCTCAGCTCTGTTAACCCAGGTGGAGAGATCTATATCTGGGCAGAGAGCTCAGAGGCTGGGCCTATTAGCTCCGGGAGGAACGGAGGAAATCCATCTGCTTCACAGTGAGAATTAATAATCCTGCGTATCTTAATGTGTGGAAATACTGCCAGTGTTAGTTCCAGTCCAACTGGAGCCTCCAGTGCTAGAAGTTTATCTCTCAGGATACTGTGAAACACATCTGCTAAACCATTTCATggctcattttattttgatagtacctttttttgttttttgaagtcCATGGCTATCCTCGTCCCTTGGCTAAGAGTTGGCCCAAGACTAAATATCATAAATCTTAATTTTACATTACGTATGGACTCACCACACTCCAGATCAGTGAGCCCTGGTTTTAATTTGAGATTCAAGACtaacttatttttaatatataaaacaaatttaaaacacTTCTTAATTTCTAGATATATCCAAAGATTCTACAACCTAACTCTGTGGCACACAGATTAATTTACTCAGTCACAGTTATCCTTTTTGTCCATGAAGTTCCCATTCAGGAGCATATTTTACTGGAAAATGATGTCAACTAACCTTTCAAAGTTAAAAATGCATGTagttcaaactgaaaacagtttaaaataaaagtttctgAAAAGTTTACTTATTAGGGAATCTTATTTtctgattaataattttattttcagtctattaatctgatttttttttacctttgacCCTTCAGGTAGCAGCCTGTCAGAGAGGACTCTACTGACACCTGACCATAGAGAATTCTGGGAAAAACTGTGTGGCTGGGTGGCACCAactgaggagggaggagggattGACATCTTCTCTCCACTGGCTGCATCTGGTATGTAGACACAGATgttaggacacacacacacttctgtggAATCTGTATTTCTGTCAATGTTTCTGCATCTGTCTCACTATCTTCCTCTTACGCtatctcttgctttctctcacTTCCGCAGCATCAGGAGTGGCTCTCATCCAGACTCTCTCTACTCTGACTGGTTTGGAGGTTCAAGCTCCAATGGGTCTTGCCACCGGAAGTTTCCAGAATAGTAAGTCACCTATGCACAAGACTGTCTCAGCTACCACTAACACCTTCAAAAAATATCTAAGGCAGTAGGCGCCTGAAGTGATTCTTGGCCCAGTGGGATGACTTTACTTTCTTGAAAAAGTTATAATtattaagattttcatgaaatcaaaccccatttttcaTACTATTTATGGTCAGCATTTTTTCTTCAATAGCTGTTTAATGTATTTGCATTCAGAATACttctctatatagtagttttccCTGTTGCTGGCGGGGTCTGCCATTCCCACATTGGAATACcttcacatgcatgcatgcagtcCAGCgtaattttatctcattaaAATCACTGTTTACTCTTCACTCGCTTTACAatgtatcagagctgtattaagttactgctaatgcaaacggAACTTCTTACTGCCACTGCTTCACATTTAAAGTGTTCACAAAACAGGGGATGGCTTTTATTGTGGAGAagccacaggaaacacaatgtacGTATTTCTCACCATGGTTAGAGCTCTCCGCGATTGGttatcaaaaatgtgtctacaaaacaagaaaatggtaattatctgcatttttttgacaaagtagctgctcaagggGTGTTggctgtagtattaaaccacacATGCTGTTACTACGGTAACCAATagtgttgccaaatcaaccagaACTGACTTTTTTTTGGCTTTGGCTTTATTATTCAGTAGACTACAGTTCCCACCACTAAGTGTAAAATGACTGTTAAGCATCATGTTAAAGCCACAAGAGATATATTTTTGTTaccctctcccagtcctgagtgaGTGGTCTGACGGCAGTGTGTGCACCGGAAACTCCAGCCAGCAACCTGCAGCCCCGGcactgcagtttgtgtgtgagagtgttcTGCAGGGATGGTGCAGACAGGCTCAGTGGATGGAGGAGGCTCTGGGGGAGCTGCGGGGCTGCCTAGGGCCACAGCTACAGCGGGTCAGCCTCCAGGCCAGGGGCCGAGCTCTGGGTGGGTTTCACATACATGTAGATttacatgcaggcacacacagcTGGACCAATGGCAGGTTTAAACAAATGCCTGCATACTCCTTGTCCTGTAAACATTGTGAAGAATCTGTTAATATATTTATAGGTCATTTTCTGTGGGAGAAAATCTGCCTTGAGGAGCTTTGTGCATCCAAAGATCTGAATGAGGCTCTCACTGAGGGACTCACTGCTCTCACAAGACAGGAAGAGGTGGGAATAACTGTAAATTAGTTTATGTAACACACAAGTACAACAGAAAAGAAAGTTAGCCATGCTCTCTTCTATATGCAACTTCTTTCAAAGTTCCATAATATCATTAACTGTAGAACAGTCTGTCAATccaagtgtgtgtttctttatttctgttcttACATCTTCAGATGAGACCTCTGGAGtttcttgctgtttttctgaCAAGATGGaatgaagagaaggagggagaagagagtaGTGGAGAAGAAAAGTGGAGAAACAAAAGAGCAGACGATTTCTTTTTAGCACCACGTAGCTCACAGGAATGCTTCAGCCCAATGATACCTGAGCTAccacaggtgtgtgtgcttCGAACTTGTCCATTCATAGCAGGTTGAAGGAGCACACTTCATCTGTACAACTACttgttttcttcctgtctttagACAGCCTTGGATTGGAGAGGTGCAGTTGCCAGAGAGCTGCACCACAGCGAGTGTATTTATCTAGGGAGACTGGGTGCTGTGCTGAAGGTACGGTTTCCATTTTTTAACTAGCTAATTGGTAAactataacattaaaaacaaaaatacaattaaactTCATCATTCAGGAAATTATGAAACAACTATCACATGTTTAATTGTTTCAGGTGCAGTCCCACTCGACATGAAGTTGAGTCAGACTtagaaataaacataaacaaatattagGTAATGCTGTCCAATCAAGTCCAGAAAACAGCCACTGATAATTGATAGGAACTGGGTTCTTTCAGCAAATTATGGAGAGTTTACATAATGCCTTTTTTAAAACTAGAACTTTAGATATTAAATGAATCATGGTTCTGCTCTGCAGCTGCATGCTGCCTTACTTTTGTATTAGAAAAGGAAAAATTTAGCTGTTTTCAGAGCAACAACCAATCCAGCTGTTGAtgtcagagagaagaagagaactgTCAATATTAGAATACCAAGAAATGTAATCAATACCTGTCCTTCCTTTGTGCTGAAGGTGTACAATGAGCCTCTTACAGCCACTCTGAACTCCAACAGAGCCATTCTCAGCTATGCTGACATCCACATTGTCCTCAGTCCTGTCACACAATTACTGGAGCtcaacaggtacacacacacacacacacacatgcattcacacaaataTTTGCATGATACTGTCTTGTTTGCGTCCCTCTGTGCGGACATGACATGAtagatgtgtatgtgttggttgCAGGGTGTTTCAGGTAGATTTACAAGCCAGGCTGCAGCAGTGGGGTGCAGAGCAGTGTATTGGAGATGTGTTTGTAAAACTGTGCTCGAAACTTAGAGCCTACACCAACTACCTCAACAACTACACCACTGCCCTCAGTACCATCGACAAGGTAAAGTCAAACACCTCAAGCAAACTAGATAAACATTCTAGTGTGTACAGTCTGCTGCTTTTATGCAGAATTTATACTGAATTTATAATTTAGTCAACAGCCAGGTTTAATTTAGACAAGCAGTTTAGGTGTACAAAATGTAAGCAAAGgatgttgtgtgtgtcagtgcaggGAGACAAAGCCTCGATTTCGGGCTTTCCTGAAGAGAGCAGACAGAACTCTTGCAACACACATGCTGAGGTAAcagcacacatatacacttatatattttatttgtttccagGGCAATTATTATCCATATCTGACCAAAAGACTATTCATTAATTAAACCATAGTGTTTAGAAAcatgtttgtatgcatgtgtttgtgaagCCTGCAGGAGCTGCTGTTGTGTCCAGTGTGGAGAATACAGGAATATGTGACACTGCTTCAAGCTCTGTccgtacacacacaccccgGTCACCCCgaccacacacacctctcctcTGCCCTCAACACCCTGCTACAATTCAGAGAATTCATACAAAAGGTACAACACCCACACAGAGTGTTGAGTCAGTACCAGTATCAGTAAGTTTAAATGTGGAATCTGTAGCTTCTGTGCTTAGTGCAATGAATACACAGATGTTTCCTTCTGTTTCAGTTAAAGTGTaactcagagagagacagattgatGGAGGAAACGCAGCAGATGATCCAAGGCTGTCCGGTAAAACacagctccctctctctgtgttttattttttctctctctcaaaacagcATCTAAAACTTACATGTTGaactattttaatatgaatatggtgtgtgtgtgtgtgtgtgtgtgtgtgtgtgtagaaccTTAGTGAAGGAAACAGGCAGCTGATAATAACTCAGGATGCTGCGTTGCTCAGGAGCCCTGATGATCAGATTCCTGACTCGCTCAGGTAACAACACAGATTATTCCTGCTCCTATTCAGGAGATTTCTACCAGTTTATATCCAGAAATATTCTTCTTTCACTTAAtagatataaaataaatcaacctTTGAATATTTACCAAGCTATATACTTACATGCCAATCTGATGTGTTTCACTCTAAAGTTTTTCTTACTTACTTTGAGCAAAGTATTCTACATAATAGAAATAATTTTGTCAGAAAGctgtattttcagtatttgtatTGCTTTCTAGTAAcacattaataatattattttcattctatttgtgtGCATCCATGATTAGGACCTATGAGCACGTGTCTGATGTGGGCCTGTTCCTGTTTAATGATGCTTTGGTGTTGACGCGGCGAAATTTGCATTACACACCTTTCACATTGGCTCACcagagcacacacactttcctggCCTCTGTGGCTCTTGCCAGCCTGTCTGTCAGAGAGATCACATATACACGCTGTGAGTTACAGTAATCTTCAGTATATGATCATTAGAGTCTGTAAGGTCTTTTTGATAGATTCTGAAAGTTACAGGAATATTAATGTCCTTCTCTGTAGATGTTTGCCATAGTTTTGTCCTGGAGGGTCCTTCTCGTTCCTGGGTTTGTGCCACAGAAAGAGGTGAAGAAAGAGAGCACTTCCTGGCTGTGCTGCGCTCAGCTATAAACTCTGCTTTGACAGGACATCAGTGAGGGTACCATGACGATACACCGGGACGACAAGAGGAGGTTTGGACACCACTATTGGCcctttttatgtgaaaaaaaaaaaaaaaaaaaaaaaaaaaaaaaaaagttcagaaaTCTCAGTTAAGGCAGTTATTTTTCCACTCCACGATGTGATGCAAAGACATAGCACTCCTGCCAATGGGGTTCTAAGTGTCTCACTTCCACCTTAAAAGTATTTCTAGAGGTAATCCTATAGCCccaataattatttttataagtcaacaaaagaaaaactattttttttgtatttgcaatATTTGGAAGTTATCAAGTATTATGTCACTTTGTCATTTTGCTTCATCCTGCTGTTTATTAGCTGGAAGGTGCAACGTATTACAGTACATGTCAACCAGTATCTTGGTTACGATAAATTTCTACATATACATCTACCATCCTACTTCCTGATACTGCGTGTGTCGCTCACTGACTCCAAAACAGTGTAGACTCTGTGTCAGGTAGACATGTTTGACCCCCTCTATGGattgtaaaaaaacattttttatacatGCATATTTTGATAGAAATGAACCTGAACAAAATACTgttgaaaaaacagcaaaaacattcaATACTTTGATAGTATGGCGTGATTGTTGTGGCTCAGTAAAATCAAGTTATTTCTGTACTCTTGCACTGTAAACCTGTTATAGCCTGTTAAGTTAAAATCTGCTGTAGTGGTTTTATTAGTTTCTATGAACTTTTTTTATGAGTTTTATGAGTTGTTTTATGTACCGTATGTTGACGTGTTTAACGTAGTGGATATTAGAAAGTGCTTTGTATTGTGTTTGCCAGTcctgttttgtcttgtcttcaGTGCAAAGTAGCAGTGTGCTAAACCTTCTACGCGTACTTGCTGTAAACTGAGAACATTATgggttttacttttacttgtgtaATCACACATCGGCCCCCCTGTGAAAATAAATGACCACCTGCTTAATTTGTTCTGGAGCAGACCCTGCTCAAAAATACAAGTTAttcttactgtatgtgtactggAGCCTTCAGGCATCAGGCATGGTCTGCAGTCATTGATTTGACATTAAATCAGTACCATTAGCTACACAATCCTAGTATCACAAGTAGTATTCCTCTTTGACAATCAGCCCTTTAAATGTCAGCTTCTAATATAATATCTTAAGTCATCACCTGACATGTTACCTCAcaaatatcatatcatattcTGAGATCTTTTATTGTTTCTCATTGCACCACTTATATTTCCAAATTATTGACATACATATATTCCAAGTTTTCAGTGTTAATAAAGCTAAATGTTACCATGCTATTTTTtcaacttaatttttttaattagcttTTTTTACAAATTGTATTAACGTGTTTGTTTTATCAATATATACAGCTTCAAGATATCACTATGAATTTTTCTATTTGTAAAAAATTGATATTTCTCTTGTTCCAGGTATAAAAAGTCTTTATTGATAaccaaaataacacaaatgtcacatttgagAGATTATCACTATCAAGGAGCTGCATTACAACACATCACTTATACACTTATGTACATTATTGccacttatttaaaaaatatccatGTGTTCCATTCCTAGAAAAGGATAAATGGCTGTCATTATCTGTATGTCTCAACAGATAATAAAGATGGTAATTAAAGAGAAATACAAATGTTGACAATACAAAGAAACATTAATTTGTATTCAACAACATATAACACACTTAATGTACTAGTATTACTCTTCAGTTTCATTTATTAGGATCACagtgacattttcacacaaatctatgacagtaaatatgaaatgaacattggaactactttctaaaatgtttattttacaacTAATACAGTGTGTACACATAGAATATGATATTGACACAAAAATCTGTTGCATTATGCAGTCTTCAGAGCATCACAGATGAACATTAGGTAATAGTGGACCAGTTTTTTCTTAAAAGATCAAAAAATAAAGCAGTACAGTTtgaattttattctttttattctttctttttactgtttttcttttgcagatagtttttattttagatttttagacATTCTGTTTAATATCTGAAGTAACTATGAGAATGTGTTTAGTGTAGGTGAAATGTACTGTGAGCTGACCTATCGCTGAAATCACAGTCTGCGGTTCACTAGACgtgggttgttgttgttgttgttgtgtgctgCAGGCTGCTCCTTCCCAGTGGCTAGATGAGTCTGTGGCGGCTGACTCTTGTTCTGCAGTCCCACATTTGCTGCCGTGCTGTTTGTCCCTTTCTGGGAGCTGTAGCCCTTCGGTTTGGGGATTCTTGTCGGTCCTGGTCGTCGCAATGCTTCTAGAGGGATCTGTGGAAAAACATAGACAAACAATGAAGTGAAGTCTGGCAAAGACTGGTAATACTGTAGCTTTAAAGACTGTACTATGACTTATAGAAAAGGAAATGAGGGGATAAAAtgggatatacagtatacatgagAGGGTTTTATGCACAAGAGGTAGGTTTGCAGTTTTGATCAGATAATGACTGTGATTTTGACTGTCAAGATGCAATGCAATACTGATAATGACCACTAGATGATAgcaaatcatattttatggacaGTAAATTACGACTGCACTTTGgctttgtcctttttttcagtttttgatagACATAGTTCTTGCAGTTCTGTAATTGAATTGTAGTTACCATGGATACCACTATGTACATTTGTAACATGCTGTCTTgctgatgaaaaatgtttttcagtgttgtcCCTAATATAGTGCAGTGGGAATTTATTGCTTAGAAACCAGTGTTTGGCTTTTGCAGCACAATCTACAAACAAGAAAAGGACATATCATGGGAAACAGCTCATATCTCAGATTCTTAAACAACTTACTGCTCCGCTTACCGTGGAATCACTTGTtaatcagtgtgtttacatgcgcaGTAATGTGCCAGGATACTGAGGTACATCACTTTTGGATCTGCCCTTGTACAGTAGAAACCATTTCCTGTTTATAGTAACTCTGATAAGATGTTTCCACAATTATAAGTAACCTCAGAAACAGCTAGCATACTGAGCCATATGCTCCTCATTCATTTCTAGTATGTTTTGTGTAGTTCTTGCAAATTCATGAACAGGATACAGTGATTTATTCAAACAGCTCCTACATGGACTGATATGAGCAATTATCCGAAGTACTTTGTGCATCTAACCACACTCGCTGTCATCTAATGCAGTAGACACTTCATGTTTCTAGGATGTTGTCCTGAGCATCCAGACAGATGAACAGTCAGATGTCTGAgtctttcttcatcttttcaAGCTCATAGTTTGTCTGCTCCAGAGACTAAATTACTCTGTGGCAAAAATTTAGCAGgtcattattttcttcaaagTTATCAAGGGATTTCATTGGcacagtttcattttcagtcacatCGTCACAGCTTCGTTCTTCCTTTTCCTCAGCACCTAATTTTGCAAAAGGTAATTGCATTTTGCAAAATGTGCTTGCCCTTGTACACCACCTCAAATATAATCCATTTGAATTCATATTACTGCAGCATTTTAGATCTCTATATGCCTAATGCCCATTTGaaacaaaaaagcattttgCAACAGAGACTTCTTTTAAATTTTTGGCAGGAGTTTAATTAGAGTCAGAAGTTGAAGCTCCCTCTTTGACAGAATGTATCATCGATCTGGTCTACATTTCTGCAGCTGAGTGAAACTGAAACttttcagtatttccatttgtttCATCACACCCACTGACTTTATTCCCAAGCAACACACAGAACACTAAACCTCTTGCTGTGACTTGAGAAAAGCACTTGGATATTGTTCACATGTGGCTTGAGGTTTTGTGAATTAACAAAAATCTGCAATGAACTACGTCCTTAAATATTCATACGGGGTATAAATTTCAGAATAAGTAGGGCCTGTGCTTCAACAGAGCTAATGGGCCAGAAAATCTGTATGGGCTCCACGTCATGGGAGTGTTGTTGATTTTACATGGAAAGTGGCCTTAATGTGCGGCTTTGTTCCCTCGTATATCAGCAGTGCAGCAGGAGTTCAACTAAGTACTTCCTCTGCCCTGAGCTCTGCAATACCAGTACggctgtttccatggcaaccaaACACAAggtttgttttggtgtgtgagAGGCTACTTTCATAGTGTCTACCCTCTCACACTCAGTATGAAGCCTTTTGTTTAGAGAAAGCCCCCATACCACTGAGAATTATCCTTGCCTGGATTTATTGTGTCGGTCAAGGTGAGCAAATTCCTCTGCGATTATTATCACTGTTGGCTAAAACGAGGAAATCCGCTCTCGCCTGCAGTGTGATACAC includes these proteins:
- the LOC122872385 gene encoding epithelial cell-transforming sequence 2 oncogene-like, whose translation is METDLKPHSVKRWQLGGTDYDPQQARFSTWTPLNNKTSNLQLFEERMNLVLHWFDLWTDRQRKHLLHSLLTHCTKSQLKYCRDLLIESVPVTQVDFTAVLPRFLSLYVMSFLSPCDLCSTAQVSWHWRVLAEQDCLWAGRCIRRGWFLPYTPGEKEFGAWKNHYVSCVSTLDWLTPREAAEQYGTLNQQSTGMMEEEEERRKERRIRQMIRDKLQEEKKLSMRTRRAWGSYTKPEGARGGITQTGRPSSGITFTSWPSLSCPPRTVGSPSLSLHLDRGQPMTAAPSFERVWASSPSSERANKPSGALSSFTYRPALPHTVSHIHLPTPALLLLISNRIPAYELVLSGVKAGVIVVLYDHRGTLSALLTQVERSISGQRAQRLGLLAPGGTEEIHLLHSSSLSERTLLTPDHREFWEKLCGWVAPTEEGGGIDIFSPLAASASGVALIQTLSTLTGLEVQAPMGLATGSFQNILSEWSDGSVCTGNSSQQPAAPALQFVCESVLQGWCRQAQWMEEALGELRGCLGPQLQRVSLQARGRALGHFLWEKICLEELCASKDLNEALTEGLTALTRQEEMRPLEFLAVFLTRWNEEKEGEESSGEEKWRNKRADDFFLAPRSSQECFSPMIPELPQTALDWRGAVARELHHSECIYLGRLGAVLKVYNEPLTATLNSNRAILSYADIHIVLSPVTQLLELNRVFQVDLQARLQQWGAEQCIGDVFVKLCSKLRAYTNYLNNYTTALSTIDKCRETKPRFRAFLKRADRTLATHMLSLQELLLCPVWRIQEYVTLLQALSVHTHPGHPDHTHLSSALNTLLQFREFIQKLKCNSERDRLMEETQQMIQGCPNLSEGNRQLIITQDAALLRSPDDQIPDSLRTYEHVSDVGLFLFNDALVLTRRNLHYTPFTLAHQSTHTFLASVALASLSVREITYTRYVCHSFVLEGPSRSWVCATERGEEREHFLAVLRSAINSALTGHQ